The following coding sequences are from one Burkholderia stabilis window:
- a CDS encoding NAD(P)/FAD-dependent oxidoreductase produces the protein MQNFYEATVTRQPYPQLTGTIDTQVCIVGGGLAGLCTALGLVERGVQDVVVLDGERVGFGASGRNGGFVFGGYSLDNADLLRTLGRDEGRRLYRLTVDAVELIRARIARYGIDCDIVDQGVMLANWFDDPSRLDGVRTLMKQEFDVDWEPVATDALRARLKTQRYYGGLFEPNAFHFHPLKYVLGVAAAASRGGARVYERSAALGIAREGAGYVVRTAQGAVRAKDVVFAGGGYARGVSPRIERAVLPIATYVIATEPLGARLPDAIDAPYAIYDTRFAFDYYRPLKDTRILWGGRISVLDRGPDAIARLLRRDLLRVYPQLEDVKVDYAWGGLMSYARHKMPQIGRDADGVWHAIAFGGHGMAPTTVAGEALAAALAEGRPVPEGFASFGLTRTFGLAGLAAAQLTYTAYQARDALASCRR, from the coding sequence ATGCAGAACTTCTACGAAGCCACCGTTACCCGCCAGCCCTACCCGCAACTGACCGGCACGATCGACACGCAGGTCTGCATCGTCGGCGGCGGCCTTGCCGGCCTGTGCACGGCGCTCGGTCTCGTCGAGCGCGGCGTGCAGGACGTCGTCGTGCTCGACGGCGAACGGGTCGGCTTCGGCGCATCGGGCCGCAACGGCGGCTTCGTCTTCGGCGGCTACAGCCTCGACAACGCCGACCTGCTGCGCACGCTCGGCCGCGACGAAGGGCGCCGGCTGTACCGGCTCACCGTCGACGCGGTCGAGCTGATCCGCGCGCGGATCGCGCGCTACGGGATCGACTGCGACATCGTCGACCAGGGCGTGATGCTCGCGAACTGGTTCGACGACCCGTCGCGGCTCGACGGCGTGCGCACGCTGATGAAGCAGGAATTCGACGTCGACTGGGAACCGGTCGCGACGGACGCGCTGCGCGCGCGCCTCAAAACGCAGCGCTATTACGGCGGCCTGTTCGAACCGAACGCATTCCACTTCCATCCGCTCAAGTACGTGCTCGGCGTCGCGGCGGCCGCGTCGCGTGGCGGCGCACGCGTGTACGAGCGCTCGGCCGCACTCGGCATCGCGCGCGAAGGCGCCGGCTACGTCGTGCGTACGGCGCAGGGCGCGGTGCGCGCGAAAGACGTCGTGTTCGCCGGCGGCGGCTACGCGCGCGGCGTGTCGCCGCGCATCGAACGCGCGGTGCTGCCGATCGCGACCTACGTGATCGCGACCGAGCCGCTCGGCGCGCGCCTGCCGGACGCGATCGACGCGCCGTACGCGATCTACGACACGCGTTTCGCGTTCGACTATTACCGCCCGCTGAAGGACACGCGCATCCTGTGGGGCGGCCGGATCTCGGTGCTCGACCGCGGCCCCGACGCGATCGCGCGCCTGCTCCGGCGCGACCTGCTGCGTGTATATCCGCAGCTCGAGGACGTGAAGGTCGACTACGCGTGGGGCGGGCTGATGAGCTACGCGCGGCACAAGATGCCGCAGATCGGCCGCGACGCGGATGGCGTGTGGCACGCGATCGCGTTCGGCGGCCACGGGATGGCGCCGACCACGGTAGCCGGCGAAGCGCTCGCGGCCGCGCTGGCCGAAGGGCGGCCGGTGCCGGAGGGCTTCGCGTCGTTCGGGCTCACCCGCACGTTCGGGCTGGCCGGCCTCGCCGCTGCGCAGCTCACGTACACGGCGTATCAGGCCCGCGACGCGCTCGCATCCTGCCGCCGCTGA
- a CDS encoding aldehyde dehydrogenase family protein has protein sequence MQFNDILAALDIDLAQWKGNALTARSPLDGATLATLAVDSPADAERKIDAAHDAFLKWRTVPAPVRGELVRVFGNVLREHKAELGRLVTLEAGKITSEGLGEVQEMIDICDFAVGLSRQLYGLTIASERPGHRMMETWHPIGVCGVISAFNFPVAVWAWNAALAFVCGDPVVWKPSEKTPLTAIACHVLLQKALREFDKTHPGVAPEGLSQLVLGMRDVGEVLTSSKKVPVVSATGSVRMGTEVAKVLSQRLARGILELGGNNGMIVAPSADLDLVVRAVTFAAVGTAGQRCTTLRRLIVHRSVVEQLLPRIEKAYVSVKVGNPLEEGTLVGPLVDRASFDAMQKALADAREQGGEVKGGERVDVGHADAYYVRPAIVRMPKQSAVVERETFAPILYVMVYDNFEDAIDLHNAVPQGLSSAIFTNDVREAEQFMSAAGSDCGIVNVNIGTSGAEIGGAFGGEKETGGGRESGSDAWKAYMRRATNTINYSRQLPLAQGVKFDV, from the coding sequence ATGCAATTCAACGACATTCTTGCCGCGCTCGATATCGATCTCGCCCAGTGGAAAGGCAATGCGCTGACCGCGCGTTCGCCGCTCGACGGCGCGACGCTCGCGACGCTGGCAGTCGACTCGCCGGCCGACGCGGAACGCAAGATCGACGCCGCGCACGACGCATTCCTCAAGTGGCGCACGGTGCCGGCGCCGGTGCGCGGCGAACTCGTGCGCGTGTTCGGTAACGTACTGCGCGAGCACAAGGCCGAGCTCGGCCGCCTCGTCACGCTGGAAGCTGGCAAGATCACGTCGGAAGGTCTCGGCGAAGTGCAGGAAATGATCGACATCTGCGATTTCGCGGTCGGCCTGTCGCGCCAGCTTTACGGCCTGACGATCGCGTCGGAGCGCCCGGGCCACCGGATGATGGAAACGTGGCACCCGATCGGCGTGTGCGGCGTGATTTCGGCGTTCAACTTCCCGGTCGCGGTGTGGGCATGGAATGCGGCGCTCGCGTTCGTGTGCGGCGACCCGGTCGTGTGGAAGCCGTCGGAAAAGACGCCGCTCACCGCGATCGCATGCCACGTGCTGCTCCAGAAGGCGCTGCGCGAGTTCGACAAGACGCATCCGGGCGTCGCGCCGGAAGGGCTGAGCCAGCTGGTGCTCGGCATGCGCGATGTCGGCGAGGTGCTGACGTCGTCGAAGAAGGTGCCGGTCGTCAGCGCGACGGGCAGCGTGCGCATGGGCACGGAAGTCGCGAAGGTGCTGAGCCAGCGTCTCGCGCGCGGCATCCTCGAACTCGGCGGCAACAACGGGATGATCGTCGCGCCGAGCGCCGACCTCGATCTCGTCGTGCGCGCGGTCACGTTCGCGGCGGTCGGCACGGCCGGCCAGCGCTGCACCACGCTGCGCCGCCTGATCGTGCATCGCAGCGTCGTCGAGCAACTGCTGCCGCGCATCGAGAAGGCCTACGTGTCGGTGAAGGTCGGCAACCCGCTCGAAGAAGGCACGCTCGTCGGCCCGCTGGTCGACCGCGCGTCGTTCGACGCGATGCAGAAGGCGCTGGCCGATGCACGCGAGCAGGGCGGCGAAGTGAAGGGCGGCGAGCGCGTCGACGTCGGTCATGCGGATGCGTACTACGTGCGTCCGGCAATCGTGCGGATGCCGAAGCAGTCGGCGGTGGTCGAGCGCGAGACGTTCGCACCGATCCTGTACGTGATGGTCTACGACAACTTCGAAGACGCGATCGACCTGCACAACGCAGTGCCGCAAGGCCTGTCGTCGGCGATCTTCACGAACGACGTGCGCGAGGCCGAGCAATTCATGTCGGCAGCGGGCAGCGACTGCGGGATCGTCAACGTGAACATCGGCACGAGCGGCGCGGAAATCGGCGGCGCGTTCGGCGGCGAGAAGGAAACGGGCGGCGGCCGCGAGTCGGGTTCGGATGCGTGGAAGGCATATATGCGCCGCGCGACGAACACGATCAACTACAGCCGTCAGCTGCCGCTGGCGCAGGGCGTGAAGTTCGACGTGTGA
- a CDS encoding phospholipase D-like domain-containing protein: MTVSVRSYLSPTLVLLAFDWADAQLRDDFLGFAIRRTPGFWSADGKTRAPDSWLPNRLTFDGPAADTQGDAPTDQAPIQKFMWWDARIDPQDRGASFRYDVYPVVGTPDHLQVLDAQAGVCDVVLPAHIEDGIGTWFNRAVVSSQAFAKQVAALGLAPNAAPSAAQALKLRTWLANDMEQVFAEMLDPASRAASAVYHLTDTLWALPAFEAFGRKHGEAALAIVYDAHTTARKGKPPLPSPNQPAVDALQGLATLAPRDKTHIMHDKFIVTDAPSNLAPARVLAGSANFTTEGLTEQANVLHAFDSSALAALYNERAHALAANPPIAETARLSPGWSAPMTIGSAQVRVAFSPEPTGQRTEIDTIVAAIEAAKHSVSFCLFMPTDAALRDACFAAGDRGLMMFGLVNKINVGSATKADAAQQSGQTLDAATLANLELYHRSRDNHDVIDASYFSPATVPQGFEPELRLFPGEPAPAYPPVVIHHKFIVIDAEGTHPVVYTGSANMSRNSEQFNDENLLEIRDARIAAIYLAEFLRLYEHYRARALAIDAKQRGAGTHPRLALAPDSSWAKKYYVAGSPEAKARIALASTAPTD, translated from the coding sequence ATGACCGTCAGCGTGCGCAGCTATCTTTCCCCCACTCTCGTCCTGCTGGCCTTCGACTGGGCCGATGCGCAGTTGCGCGACGATTTCCTCGGTTTCGCGATCCGGCGCACGCCAGGCTTCTGGTCGGCCGACGGCAAGACGCGCGCGCCGGACAGCTGGCTGCCGAACCGGCTGACGTTCGACGGCCCGGCCGCCGACACGCAGGGCGACGCGCCGACCGATCAGGCGCCGATCCAGAAATTCATGTGGTGGGATGCGCGCATCGATCCGCAGGACCGCGGCGCATCGTTCCGCTACGACGTGTATCCGGTCGTCGGCACGCCTGACCACCTGCAGGTGCTCGACGCGCAAGCGGGCGTGTGCGACGTCGTGCTGCCCGCGCACATCGAGGACGGCATCGGCACCTGGTTCAACCGTGCGGTGGTCAGCTCGCAGGCATTCGCGAAGCAGGTCGCGGCGCTCGGCCTCGCGCCGAATGCGGCGCCGAGCGCGGCGCAGGCGCTGAAGCTGCGCACGTGGCTCGCGAACGACATGGAGCAGGTGTTCGCGGAGATGCTCGACCCCGCGTCGCGCGCGGCGTCGGCCGTCTATCACCTGACCGACACGCTGTGGGCGCTGCCCGCGTTCGAAGCGTTCGGGCGCAAGCATGGCGAAGCGGCGCTCGCGATCGTCTACGACGCGCACACGACAGCGCGCAAGGGCAAGCCGCCGCTGCCGTCGCCGAACCAGCCGGCCGTCGACGCGTTGCAGGGGCTCGCGACGCTCGCGCCGCGCGACAAGACGCACATCATGCACGACAAGTTCATCGTGACCGATGCGCCGTCGAACCTGGCGCCCGCGCGCGTGCTGGCTGGTTCCGCGAACTTCACGACCGAAGGGCTGACGGAGCAGGCCAACGTGCTGCACGCGTTCGATTCGTCCGCGCTCGCCGCGCTGTACAACGAGCGCGCGCATGCGCTGGCTGCGAACCCGCCGATCGCTGAGACGGCGCGGCTGTCGCCGGGCTGGTCGGCGCCGATGACGATCGGCAGCGCGCAGGTGCGCGTCGCGTTTTCGCCGGAGCCGACGGGGCAGCGCACCGAGATCGACACGATCGTTGCCGCGATCGAGGCCGCGAAACATTCGGTGTCGTTCTGCCTGTTCATGCCGACCGACGCGGCGTTGCGCGACGCGTGCTTCGCGGCCGGCGACCGCGGGCTGATGATGTTCGGGCTGGTGAACAAGATCAACGTCGGCAGCGCGACGAAGGCCGATGCCGCGCAGCAGTCCGGCCAGACGCTCGACGCGGCGACGCTCGCGAACCTCGAGCTGTATCACCGCAGCCGCGACAACCACGACGTGATCGACGCCTCGTACTTCTCGCCGGCGACGGTGCCGCAGGGTTTCGAGCCGGAGCTGCGCCTCTTTCCGGGCGAACCGGCGCCGGCTTACCCGCCGGTCGTGATCCACCACAAGTTCATCGTGATCGATGCGGAAGGCACGCACCCGGTCGTCTATACGGGCTCGGCGAACATGAGCCGCAATTCCGAGCAGTTCAACGACGAGAACCTGCTCGAGATCCGCGATGCGCGGATCGCCGCGATCTATCTCGCGGAATTCCTGCGGCTGTACGAGCACTACCGCGCGCGGGCGCTGGCGATCGACGCGAAGCAGCGCGGCGCGGGCACGCATCCGCGGCTCGCGCTCGCGCCCGATTCGAGCTGGGCGAAGAAGTATTACGTGGCGGGAAGCCCGGAAGCGAAAGCGCGGATCGCGCTGGCGTCGACCGCGCCGACGGACTGA
- a CDS encoding DMT family transporter, which produces MLTSIVAAAFVALWSTGFIVARAIKPYADPNLFLLARFAGTAALFGAVALAARAPWPARREWPRHLIAGALLQGVYLGASYWAVAQGLNAGVMALLGALQPLATAVLAVPLFNERLPARGWLGMALGLAGVALVLAPKVAGGVAPPPGAAPAWFVVAVSVLAVGSITAGSLYQKGKLAQSDLRTAVAVQNFGAAIVAAIFVVLLHETRWIGAPALWVSLVWGIVFLSGGAVTMLMWMLRRGNAARATSLLFLAPPLAALQGYLLFGETLAAIQIFGFALALVGVVLARR; this is translated from the coding sequence ATGCTTACCTCGATCGTCGCCGCCGCTTTCGTCGCGCTCTGGTCCACCGGCTTCATCGTTGCACGGGCAATCAAGCCCTACGCCGATCCCAACCTGTTCCTGCTCGCGCGTTTCGCGGGCACGGCAGCGCTGTTCGGCGCAGTTGCGCTCGCCGCGCGCGCACCGTGGCCCGCTCGCCGCGAATGGCCGCGCCACCTGATCGCGGGCGCGCTGCTGCAGGGCGTCTATCTCGGCGCGAGCTACTGGGCGGTCGCACAAGGGCTGAATGCGGGCGTGATGGCGCTGCTCGGCGCACTGCAACCGCTCGCCACCGCCGTACTCGCCGTCCCGCTGTTCAACGAGCGCCTGCCCGCGCGCGGCTGGCTCGGGATGGCGCTCGGGCTCGCCGGCGTCGCGCTCGTGCTGGCGCCGAAGGTCGCGGGCGGCGTCGCGCCGCCGCCGGGCGCAGCGCCTGCGTGGTTCGTCGTCGCCGTGTCGGTCCTCGCGGTCGGGTCGATCACCGCCGGCTCGCTGTACCAGAAGGGCAAGCTCGCGCAGAGCGACCTGCGCACCGCGGTCGCCGTGCAGAACTTCGGCGCGGCGATCGTCGCGGCGATCTTCGTCGTGCTGCTGCACGAGACGCGCTGGATCGGCGCGCCCGCGCTGTGGGTGTCGCTCGTGTGGGGCATCGTGTTCCTGTCCGGCGGCGCGGTCACGATGCTGATGTGGATGCTGCGGCGCGGCAACGCGGCACGCGCGACGTCGCTGCTGTTCCTCGCGCCGCCGCTTGCCGCGCTGCAGGGCTACCTGCTGTTCGGCGAAACGCTCGCGGCAATTCAGATCTTCGGCTTCGCGCTCGCACTAGTCGGTGTCGTGCTCGCGCGGCGCTGA
- a CDS encoding TetR family transcriptional regulator, with product MKAGSKGAPSDNRALASEARRKYDPEQTKRNILDVATQEFSAMGLAGARVDAIAERTNTTKRMLYYYFESKEGLYEAVLEKVYGDIRALEQELHVGDMEPREGMRRLVEFTFDYHDKHRDFVRLVSIENIHGAKYLEQLKSFKNRNVSIIKTLEELVERGAASGAFRTDIDAFDLHLLISSFCFHRVSNRYTFGAAFGRDPSAPRLRARHRDTIADAVLRYVAA from the coding sequence ATGAAAGCAGGAAGCAAGGGCGCCCCGTCCGACAATCGCGCGCTTGCGTCCGAAGCGCGGCGCAAATACGATCCCGAGCAAACCAAGCGCAACATCCTCGACGTCGCCACGCAGGAATTCTCCGCGATGGGCCTCGCCGGTGCGCGCGTCGACGCGATCGCCGAGCGCACGAACACGACGAAGCGGATGCTCTACTACTACTTCGAAAGCAAGGAAGGCCTGTACGAGGCCGTGCTGGAGAAGGTGTACGGTGACATCCGCGCGCTCGAACAGGAACTGCACGTCGGCGACATGGAGCCACGTGAAGGCATGCGCCGCCTCGTCGAATTCACGTTCGACTATCACGACAAGCATCGCGACTTCGTGCGCCTCGTGTCGATCGAGAACATCCACGGCGCGAAGTATCTCGAACAGCTCAAGTCGTTCAAGAACCGCAACGTCAGCATCATCAAGACGCTCGAGGAACTGGTCGAGCGCGGCGCGGCAAGCGGCGCGTTCCGCACGGACATCGATGCCTTCGACCTGCACCTGCTGATCAGCTCGTTCTGCTTCCACCGCGTGTCGAACCGCTACACATTCGGCGCCGCGTTCGGCCGTGACCCGTCGGCGCCGCGCCTGCGCGCACGGCACCGCGACACGATCGCCGACGCCGTGCTGCGTTACGTCGCCGCGTAA
- a CDS encoding DUF3772 domain-containing protein: MSIQRLSLYARRILMIALLQFAAVATASAFPAAASAPGASGTDASVPAISLNDAVAQLKQMQAELDRIKQQTTTAPNSKELDGLDDSAQELSTDVAKLQSDLAPQRAQVQAQLDVLGPAPAEGAAPEAPAVAKQRAALNARKTQIDAALKQAADQKTSLTNLTEQFSKLHRSLLKNQLAFRSGGIFSAEFWLPLFHLSPDDRQRLEDFDDELRDMFRSSWVPGQRTITVLLLIATFAVWIGGRRLIERGFAWLCLDRLPPTRLRRSALALSAALSTFLATAFAVQILYLAVARHYELTPPLTDLWDQFAKLAATCALIAGLGRALLCTKHPSWRLPALADPVALAMKPFPGILAALLLMSGTLESINRIVDTSLSVTLFGRGIVSLVVALTVGASLLRSNRARSALAAAGEAPEQRSTLAGLIHAGVTLAIVASLVALLIGYITVARFITYELVWFEIVLCATYILIQLTRDASESLFSANLSTGQQIKHLFALEDRHLDQARTVLSGFGTSLLMLIAAIALLTGGFGTTPGDLLDSAVAMIGSQRLQSLNIMPDRILNAVIGFAIGFYLLRSLRRWLDGEFMPALGMDTGMRVSLITLFTNVGYVLLVLMTLGLLGVRWNNLAWIVSALSVGIGFGLQEIVKNFVSGLILLTERPVKVGDMISIAGVEGDIRRINVRATEIQLSDRSTVIVPNSQLISQNLRNVTMGNSTQGVATLVLTFPLNTDPEQVRDLLLEAYRAHQAILEKPAPSVTFSQLTPDGITLSVTGYVASPRIASSTKSDLLFEILKQLRAAGITLSSPQMLVVQNMPTVEK; the protein is encoded by the coding sequence GCGCTGCTGCAGTTCGCGGCGGTGGCGACCGCGTCGGCGTTTCCGGCGGCCGCTTCCGCCCCCGGCGCGAGTGGCACCGACGCGTCCGTCCCGGCGATCTCGCTGAACGATGCCGTCGCGCAGCTCAAGCAGATGCAGGCCGAGCTGGACCGCATCAAGCAGCAGACCACGACCGCGCCCAACAGCAAGGAGCTGGACGGGCTCGACGACTCGGCGCAGGAACTGAGCACCGATGTCGCGAAACTCCAGAGCGATCTCGCGCCGCAACGCGCGCAGGTCCAGGCGCAACTCGACGTGCTCGGCCCGGCGCCGGCCGAGGGTGCCGCGCCGGAAGCGCCGGCCGTCGCGAAACAGCGCGCGGCGCTGAACGCGCGCAAGACGCAGATCGATGCAGCGCTGAAGCAGGCAGCCGACCAGAAGACCAGTCTCACGAACCTGACCGAGCAGTTCTCGAAGCTGCATCGCAGCCTGCTGAAGAATCAGCTCGCGTTCCGTTCGGGCGGCATCTTCAGCGCGGAGTTCTGGCTGCCGCTGTTCCATCTGTCGCCGGACGACCGTCAACGGCTCGAGGATTTCGACGACGAACTGCGCGACATGTTCCGCTCGTCGTGGGTGCCCGGACAGCGCACGATCACCGTGCTCCTGCTGATTGCCACATTCGCGGTATGGATCGGCGGCCGCCGGCTCATCGAGCGCGGGTTCGCGTGGCTCTGCCTGGACCGCCTGCCGCCCACTCGCTTGCGGCGCAGCGCGCTGGCGCTGTCGGCCGCGCTGTCGACCTTCCTGGCCACCGCATTTGCTGTCCAGATCCTCTACCTCGCCGTCGCGCGCCACTACGAGCTCACGCCGCCGCTGACCGATCTGTGGGACCAGTTCGCGAAGCTCGCCGCGACCTGCGCGCTGATTGCCGGGCTCGGCCGCGCGCTGCTCTGCACGAAGCATCCGTCGTGGCGCCTGCCGGCGCTCGCCGATCCCGTCGCGCTCGCGATGAAGCCGTTCCCCGGCATCCTGGCCGCGCTGCTGCTGATGTCCGGCACGCTCGAATCGATCAACCGGATCGTCGACACCAGCCTGTCGGTCACGCTGTTCGGCCGCGGCATCGTCTCGCTCGTCGTCGCGCTGACGGTCGGCGCGTCGCTGCTGCGCTCGAACCGCGCGCGCAGCGCGCTCGCGGCGGCCGGCGAGGCGCCCGAACAGCGCTCGACGCTCGCCGGGCTGATCCATGCCGGCGTCACGCTGGCGATCGTCGCCTCGCTGGTCGCGCTCCTGATCGGCTACATCACGGTCGCGCGCTTCATCACCTACGAACTCGTTTGGTTCGAGATCGTGCTGTGCGCGACCTATATCCTGATCCAGCTGACGCGCGACGCGAGCGAAAGCCTGTTCTCCGCGAACCTGTCGACGGGCCAGCAGATCAAGCACCTGTTCGCGCTCGAGGATCGCCACCTCGACCAGGCGCGCACGGTCCTGTCCGGTTTCGGCACGAGCCTGCTGATGCTGATCGCAGCCATCGCGCTGCTGACGGGCGGCTTCGGCACGACGCCGGGCGACCTGCTCGACAGCGCGGTCGCGATGATCGGCAGCCAGCGGCTGCAGAGCCTGAACATCATGCCGGACCGGATCCTGAACGCCGTGATCGGCTTCGCGATCGGCTTCTACCTGCTGCGCTCGCTGCGCCGCTGGCTCGACGGCGAGTTCATGCCCGCGCTCGGCATGGATACGGGCATGCGCGTGTCGCTGATCACGCTGTTCACCAACGTCGGCTACGTGCTGCTCGTATTGATGACGCTGGGGCTGCTCGGCGTCAGGTGGAACAATCTCGCGTGGATCGTCAGTGCGCTGTCGGTCGGTATCGGCTTCGGCCTGCAGGAGATCGTGAAGAATTTCGTGTCGGGGCTGATCCTGCTGACCGAGCGTCCGGTGAAGGTGGGCGACATGATCAGCATCGCGGGCGTCGAAGGCGACATCCGCCGCATCAACGTGCGCGCGACCGAGATCCAGCTCAGCGACCGCTCGACCGTGATCGTGCCGAACTCGCAACTGATCTCGCAGAACCTGCGCAACGTGACGATGGGCAACAGCACGCAGGGCGTCGCGACGCTGGTGCTGACGTTCCCGCTGAACACCGATCCCGAGCAGGTGCGCGACTTGTTGCTCGAAGCGTATCGCGCACATCAGGCGATTCTGGAGAAGCCGGCGCCGTCGGTGACGTTCAGCCAGCTCACGCCGGACGGGATCACGCTGAGCGTGACGGGTTACGTCGCAAGCCCGCGAATCGCGAGTTCGACGAAGAGCGATCTGCTGTTCGAGATCCTGAAGCAGTTGCGCGCGGCAGGGATCACGCTGTCGAGCCCGCAGATGCTGGTCGTGCAGAACATGCCGACGGTGGAGAAGTGA
- a CDS encoding amino acid permease has product MHSDARPDSPLPSGSPPAKPSLHRALQARHLRMIAIGGSIGTGLFVASGASISQAGPGGAMLAYMLIGLMVYFLMTSLGEMAAFMPVSGSFATYGAKFVDEGFGFALGWNYWYSWAVTLAVELVAAQLVMNYWFPHVPGVWWSALFLTLVFALNALSVRGFGEAEYWFALIKVLTVLAFVGIGLLMIFGIMQGGPSAGWGNFTIGDAPFAGGWATMLGVAMIAGFSFQGTEMIGVAAGESENPRTTIPRAVSQIFWRILLFYVFAIFVIGVLIPYTDPSLLKSDVTDIGVSPFTLVFRHAGLAFAAGVMNAVILTAVLSAGNSGMYASTRMLYNLAVEGRAPKLFAKLSPGGVPRNALYATTAIGALCFLTSLYGDKTVYLWLLNTSGMAGFITWLGIAVSHYRFRKGFLKQGYRLDQLPYRSKWFPFGPLFAFALCAIVALGQDYQAFLADKIDWVGVAATYIGLPFFLVIWLGYALVRKCRLVRYEDMEIAPWIERNATPEPAPQAETGYAGYVARPANPTPGA; this is encoded by the coding sequence ATGCATTCAGATGCCCGCCCCGATTCGCCCCTTCCGTCCGGCTCGCCGCCCGCGAAGCCGTCCCTCCACCGTGCGCTGCAGGCCCGCCATCTGCGCATGATCGCGATCGGCGGCTCGATCGGCACGGGCCTGTTCGTCGCGTCCGGCGCGTCGATCTCGCAAGCCGGCCCTGGCGGCGCGATGCTCGCGTACATGCTGATCGGCCTGATGGTGTACTTCCTGATGACGAGCCTCGGCGAGATGGCCGCGTTCATGCCGGTGTCGGGCTCGTTCGCAACCTACGGCGCGAAGTTCGTCGACGAAGGCTTCGGCTTCGCGCTCGGCTGGAACTACTGGTACAGCTGGGCCGTGACGCTCGCGGTGGAGCTCGTCGCCGCGCAGCTCGTGATGAACTACTGGTTTCCGCATGTGCCGGGCGTCTGGTGGAGCGCGCTGTTCCTCACGCTGGTCTTCGCGCTCAATGCGTTGTCGGTGCGCGGCTTCGGCGAAGCCGAATACTGGTTCGCGCTGATCAAGGTGCTGACGGTGCTCGCATTCGTCGGCATCGGCCTGCTGATGATCTTCGGGATCATGCAGGGCGGCCCGAGCGCGGGCTGGGGCAACTTCACGATCGGCGACGCGCCGTTCGCCGGTGGCTGGGCGACGATGCTCGGCGTCGCGATGATCGCGGGCTTCTCGTTCCAGGGCACCGAAATGATCGGCGTCGCGGCCGGCGAATCGGAAAACCCGCGCACGACGATCCCGCGCGCGGTGAGCCAGATCTTCTGGCGCATCCTGCTGTTCTACGTGTTCGCGATCTTCGTGATCGGCGTGCTGATTCCCTATACCGACCCGAGCCTGCTGAAAAGCGACGTGACCGACATCGGCGTGAGCCCGTTCACGCTCGTGTTCCGCCACGCGGGCCTCGCGTTCGCGGCCGGCGTGATGAACGCGGTGATCCTCACCGCCGTACTGTCGGCCGGCAACTCGGGCATGTACGCGTCGACACGGATGCTCTACAACCTCGCGGTCGAGGGCCGCGCGCCGAAGCTGTTCGCAAAGCTGTCTCCTGGTGGCGTGCCGCGCAACGCGCTGTACGCGACGACGGCCATCGGCGCGCTGTGCTTCCTCACGTCGCTGTACGGCGACAAGACGGTCTACCTGTGGCTGCTGAACACGTCGGGCATGGCCGGCTTCATCACGTGGCTCGGCATCGCGGTCAGCCATTACCGGTTCCGCAAGGGTTTCCTGAAACAAGGCTACCGGCTCGACCAGTTGCCGTACCGCTCGAAGTGGTTCCCGTTCGGTCCGCTGTTCGCGTTCGCGCTGTGCGCGATCGTCGCGCTCGGCCAGGACTACCAGGCGTTCCTCGCGGACAAGATCGACTGGGTCGGCGTCGCCGCGACCTACATCGGCCTGCCGTTCTTCCTCGTGATCTGGCTCGGCTACGCGCTCGTGCGCAAATGCCGCCTCGTGCGCTACGAGGACATGGAGATCGCGCCGTGGATCGAACGCAACGCGACGCCCGAACCCGCACCGCAGGCCGAAACCGGCTACGCGGGCTACGTCGCCCGTCCGGCCAACCCGACGCCGGGCGCCTGA
- a CDS encoding DeoR/GlpR family DNA-binding transcription regulator has protein sequence MLAEQRHQYILSELGRSGALSVAELVRSLDVSRETVRRDLNALAARGLLVMTHGGALAADRREPSLSEREAANAEAKRTIGRRAAEFVPDDASVLIDSGSTPHAVALALTDRHRLSIYTNDWRTAFVLARRNGNRVTLLGGELSDDEDATFGLDTIHQLAQYHVDFAFVGAGGITPDGECTDYSRLAAEVRSRMIAAAGTAIIVADHSKFGRVTPVRINGTAAARYLVTERAPDKAVRRALTARGIELLVCD, from the coding sequence ATGCTGGCGGAACAACGTCATCAATACATCCTGTCGGAGCTCGGACGGTCGGGCGCGTTGTCGGTTGCCGAACTCGTGCGCTCGCTCGACGTGTCGCGCGAGACGGTGCGGCGCGACCTGAACGCGCTGGCCGCGCGCGGCCTGCTCGTGATGACGCACGGCGGCGCGCTGGCGGCCGACCGCCGCGAGCCGAGCCTGTCCGAGCGCGAAGCCGCGAATGCCGAAGCAAAGCGCACGATCGGGCGGCGCGCGGCCGAATTCGTGCCCGACGACGCATCGGTGCTGATCGATTCGGGCAGCACGCCGCACGCGGTCGCGCTGGCGCTCACCGACCGCCACCGGCTGTCGATCTACACGAACGACTGGCGCACCGCGTTCGTGCTCGCGCGGCGCAACGGCAACCGCGTGACGCTGCTCGGCGGCGAGCTGTCCGACGACGAGGACGCCACCTTCGGGCTCGACACGATTCACCAGCTCGCGCAATACCACGTCGATTTCGCGTTCGTCGGCGCGGGCGGCATCACGCCGGACGGCGAATGCACCGACTACTCGCGGCTCGCGGCCGAGGTGCGCAGCCGGATGATCGCGGCGGCCGGCACGGCGATCATCGTCGCCGATCATTCGAAGTTCGGCCGCGTGACGCCGGTGCGCATCAACGGCACGGCCGCGGCCCGTTATCTCGTGACCGAACGCGCGCCCGACAAGGCCGTGCGCCGCGCACTGACCGCGCGCGGGATCGAGCTGCTCGTGTGCGACTGA